The genomic region tatatatatatatatatatatatacatatatatatacactatatcaaaagttttgggacacccctccaaatcgttgaattcaggtgttgtttttcagggtttaggctcggcctcttagttccagtgaaaggaactcttaatacttcagcttcataccaagacattttggacaatttcatgctctttgtgggaacagtttggggatgaccccttcctgttccaacatgactgcacactagtgACCAAaacaagatccataaagacatggatgagtgagtttggtgtggaggaacttgactgtcctgcacagagtcctgacctcaaccccacagaacacctttgggatgaattagggcggagactgtgagccagaccttctcgtccaacatcagtgcctgacctcacaaatgcacttctagagaaatggtcaaaattcccataaacacactcctaaaccttgtggaaagccttcccagaagagttgaagctgttatatctgcaaagggcgggaTAACTCCATTCATGTGCATCTAAAGGCAGActggtgcaggccagtcaagttcctccacaccaaactcactcatccatgtctttatagaccttgctttgtgcactggtgtgcagtcatgttggaaccgGAAGGGGCCAACATACCccttcctttcactggaactagggggccgagcccaacccctgaaaaacaacacctgaattcaatgatttggaggggtgtcccaaaacatttggcaatatagtgtacattctTCACAAGGACacaattaaattatataaaacGTCTTCACCTGTAAAATCTTAAAACAGCTCCCATTTTAACTGTCTCTGACATCACACAGTGTCAGTCTGAAGGAAAGGTGTGAAAACGAAGGCCAAGGAgcataatcatttatattcacaACATATGAATAAGGCATAAAATTATTTCTAAGAGTTTAGATATCCCAGCACCTACAAAACATGACAGAGGCTGATAGGGGAAACCACAGCAAGACCAGTAACCAGTCTGAACGAGTTACAGAGGACAGTAACTGTGAGAAAGTAAACCAGTCTATATATTTAAGAGCTCTGTGTAAACCAGGACTGTATGGAAGGTGTGGCTAGCAAGAAACCATTGAAGAGCCAAGAAGAGCCATGTGAGTGAGAGACCCAGTGAAGATGTGTGTTTTGAGACCAAGATTGATCAACAAACATAGCACAGGTCATACCTCAATTATTAGCATCTCTACAGTGAAATGCAGTGAAATTCTTTGGATTTGTCCTACCTTGTCAGATTTTCCTAGCTATATCTATCGATCCATGGTAGCTCATCAAAAAATCCCACTGGTTTCTGCTCTGCGTCTTTGACTACATAAAATAATTCTGTGTAACACTGCAGAAGATTCTTAATAGGCAATGGAGGCAAGATTTGACAGTGTGGAATCCCTCACCAGATTGTCCTACCAGTATAAAATAAACAGGTAGGATGATTTACAGTTTTTAATCTGTAGTTCCTGGATAAGCCTCCTGGTGGCCCAGcggcccgggttcaattcccgtgcacggcgctaacccagccactaaagagttaactctcagtgccagtcccaagcccggataaaataggagagttgtgtcaggaaggtcatccagtgtaaaacctgagccaaatcgaaacatgagGACCAGATGatccaaacagggagcagctgaaagaacaacaatctGTAGTTCCTGGACAGATGTTACAACCTCACCCTAAAGATTAGTTCTTgagatcatttataatcaatgcagaactatacagtatataaaaaaagaatataaatgttaataaaaaatcatttcaaaagTTTAAAGTCATACAACACAGAGGCACATAAtactaaaaaaatacaaaacaatagTTATTATTAATAGAAATCTGGACTAAATAAGACCACATAGGGCTGTAGATTGTAATCAATTCAAATGATACAGAGAAATACCATCATAAACTATTTTAAAGAATTCATTTGTTCACCACCTATTTAATTtgcacataaacacatttaGACTATTCTGTGCCAGTCTCTTGCAGCTCCCACACTGTACCTGAAAATAAAAGAGATGAATATATTAGTATAACTTTTCCATGAAAAATGCTCGCTGGTACTAGCTGACTTTGTAATGTGGCATCATGGTCTGGGGATATTTTTTGTCCTCGGAACCCGTAAGGAATATTGgatggaaacaaaaaaaaatacagggtaatattacactaatcaggcataacattatgaccacctgcctaacattgtgttgatcccccttttgctgccaaataacagccctgacctgtcctgcactgtgtacagtattctgacccctttctatcagaaccagcattaacttctgcagcaatttgagcaacagtagctcgtctgttggatcggatcaaaCTTTGCTTTAGTTTACTAAAACCTGCTTTAAACTACACTTCTCTTCAGCAGCACAGTGTTCCCAAACACAAGGCCAAAGCAATGCAGGAAcagttaaaaacaacaaagtgAATGTTCTACAGTGACAAAGTCAAAGTCCAGATCTGTGACAATGTTAAATATTACTGTCAACAAACAACATCTAAACCGACCTGAACAAACTGGACGGAAATCTGCTGGTAAGAATGGATGAATATCTCTCTTAAACAGTTTGTAAAGCTTGCAGAACTTTACCCCTTAAAGTAACTTAAAGCTTTCTTTGCAGCAAAAGGTGGTTCTGCAAAATGCTAGTCTACAACTAGGTGTgggatatttgtgtgtgtgtgtgtgtgtgagaaaaaataCTAGCTATGTAAGTGTCGATTAATCCAGATAAATCTGGTGACATTAATGGAAGTTGAATattttttgaatatttatttgagGCACAGAATTTACCCCATTAATCATTTGATCAAACCGAGGGGAGCTGTTACGTAAAAGactatttatttaaagtgaTCTGTGATTGATTTGGCTGTGAATTGTGTGAGCACCAGTTTTATCCCTCTATTATTAGTCTAAACACATTTACGGCTTTTAATAGCTGATTAAAGTAAATACTTAGCAATGGTTTTATTTACCCTTTTTCTCAGTGTCCTTCCTCCCAGATGGAGACAGGTGATACTCTGTGTATGGAACCACCTGCCTCCTGCCTCTCTCTGCATGATGTCATCACAGTAAGAACCGCCTCctcccacctcacacactgctaTGGGAATATAAAAGGAGCTTGTTTTCCCCACAGTACCTCCACTTTGTATAGACACACAAAGAGGCTGTCTtggttttttaattttttttgcctttgccAGAGCACTTACAACTCACCATGTCAATGGGAATGGAACTTGGGGGCATTTCCCTGGGTGTACTAGGCTGGATCATATCTATTGTAACCTGTGCTCTGCCTATGTGGAAGGTCACAGCTTTTATTGGAGCTAACATCGTCACAGCACAAGTCATCTGGGAAGGCATCTGGATGAGCTGTGTGGTTCAGAGCACCGGACAGATGCAGTGTAAAGTGTACGATTCCATGCTGGCGCTTCCTCAGGACCTTCAGGCGGCCCGGGCTATGTGCATCATTTCCATCATCCTGGGTGTGCTGGGTTTACTGATCTCCATCATGGGGGCAAAGTGCACCAACTGCATTGAGGACGAGTCGTCCAAGGCCAAGGTCATGATCGTCTCTGGTGTCTGCTTCATCCTCTCTGGCCTCCTGACGCTCATCCCGGTGTCCTGGACCTCCAGCACCGTCGTTCAGGATTTCTACAACCCGTTGGTGCCGTCCACTCAGCGCAGGGAGTTGGGAGCATCGCTGTACATAGGCTTCGGGGCTGCTGTCCTTCTCATCTTCGGAGGAGCGTTGCTATGCTGCACCTGTCCACCACGCGACACCAGGTACAAGCCCCCGAAAAAAGCCTATAACGCTCCTCGCTCCACCAGTGGCTACGGGAAGGACTATGTGTGAAGTTCTTTAAAAGACAGGTAAAGATTAAATGAAGGAAGACTTCTTGAGAATCTTCTGAGTAGACTCCGAGATGAAGGGCTGTGTTACGCTGTTCATATTTGctttgtactgtgtgtgctctgtgtgtttggagtagtttttttttaagactgtACCCGCTGAGTGAGAATTGTTGCTTCTCATTACATTTTTGTACACCTTTTTGTCGTATCTTTAAACCTTGCTATGCTTTTCGAAAACTAGACTCAGGAAGAAAAGGACACACTGCTTTTTTACATGAATTTGCTTATGGAAATCAGACCAGGCGTAGACTCTCAAGTCTCACATGCTGATGACTGAAACCTACATTATTTCAGATTTCTTCCATTTAAATGGacgtttttgtgtttgtgtttttatttaaacttgtttgcagcttttatttt from Hemibagrus wyckioides isolate EC202008001 linkage group LG18, SWU_Hwy_1.0, whole genome shotgun sequence harbors:
- the LOC131369452 gene encoding claudin-3-like, coding for MAALGLEIVGISLSVLGWILSIVCCALPMWRVTAFIGNNIITAQVYWEGIWMSCVFQSTGQMQCKVYDSILALPQDLQAARALTIVAIVLGVLALLVSIMGAKCTNCIEDEAAKARVMIISGVTFITAAVTQLIPVSWSANTIVREFYSPLVPEAQKMEIGASLFTMSMGMELGGISLGVLGWIISIVTCALPMWKVTAFIGANIVTAQVIWEGIWMSCVVQSTGQMQCKVYDSMLALPQDLQAARAMCIISIILGVLGLLISIMGAKCTNCIEDESSKAKVMIVSGVCFILSGLLTLIPVSWTSSTVVQDFYNPLVPSTQRRELGASLYIGFGAAVLLIFGGALLCCTCPPRDTRYKPPKKAYNAPRSTSGYGKDYV